One segment of Dromaius novaehollandiae isolate bDroNov1 chromosome Z, bDroNov1.hap1, whole genome shotgun sequence DNA contains the following:
- the LOC135325084 gene encoding avidin-like: protein MQVAAVLLLLALALATPSSSAEQTCVLTGLWFNDLGSNMTIKPVNEAGEFSGTYHMAVTATSNEIKISPLRGSQHRENNSNQPTFGFTVNWSFSDATSVFVGQCFVDKHGEEILKTVWLLREQVGSLGDDWEATRVGVNVFTRQPVRRE, encoded by the exons ATGCAGGTGGCTGCCGTCCTCCTGCTGCTCGCCCTGGCGCTGGCgactcccagctcctctgctgagcagaCG tgTGTCCTGACAGGACTTTGGTTCAATGACCTGGGCTCCAATATGACCATCAAGCCTGTGAACGAAGCAGGCGAGTTCTCCGGCACGTACCACATGGCAGTGACAGCCACCAGCAACGAAATCAAGATTTCTCCACTACGGGGATCCCAGCACCGTGAGAacaacagcaaccagcccaccTTCGGATTCACCGTCAACTGGAGTTTCTCAG ACGCCACCAGCGTCTTCGTGGGCCAGTGCTTCGTGGACAAGCACGGGGAGGAAATTTTGAAGACCGTGTGGCTCCTGCGAGAGCAGGTCGGCAGCCTCGGCGACGACTGGGAAGCCACCAG AGTCGGCGTCAACGTCTTCACCCGCCAACCGGTGCGCAGGGAGTGA